The following proteins are encoded in a genomic region of Bubalus kerabau isolate K-KA32 ecotype Philippines breed swamp buffalo chromosome 13, PCC_UOA_SB_1v2, whole genome shotgun sequence:
- the LOC129626155 gene encoding ankyrin repeat domain-containing protein 26-like: MNRTALHLACANGRSLVVTLLLERKCLLSLCDNEKRTALMKAIECQEEECATLLLEHGADPNVTDVCGNTALRYAVFFQNVSLAAKLLSYDADIEARNKVSVT; encoded by the exons ATGAACAG GACTGCGCTCCACTTGGCCTGTGCCAATGGCCGTTCATTGGTGGTCACTCTCCTCCTGGAGAGAAAATGCCTGCTTAGCCTCTGTGACAATGAAAAGAGGACAGCGCTGATGAAG GCCATAGAATGCCAAGAGGAGGAGTGTGCCACTCTTCTGCTGGAGCATGGTGCTGACCCAAATGTCACGGACGTCTGTGGCAACACCGCTCTCCGCTACGCTGTCTTTTTCCAGAATGTATCACTCGCAGCAAAGCTGCTTTCCTATGACGCCGATATAGAAGCCAGGAACAAGGTATCGGTCACCTAA